One window of the Lytechinus variegatus isolate NC3 chromosome 3, Lvar_3.0, whole genome shotgun sequence genome contains the following:
- the LOC121409908 gene encoding fibropellin-1-like, whose product MNETLLSIKMAKIWMISLLVIFMSIGYVSCEVTVSFRLKAYLNENSRLFDGQCCDNVDRPCSDRCDNSFDLCFGPPGDDIDMANCPYGRLRTGAVFDNQDDFQFPEILSGNIPNPMLIKVREWERGIRVKVGVWDIDLGHEPNSVDFYTRNFAIRPDINLIEAPIFRYTLTGDGYTETKVEIRVYCSEHFYGGSCDVYCNPGETGHYSCNILSGVKECFPGWVGPECDVNVNECASRPCMNGGTCVDLENGYECTCVDGAIGTHCEHNPDDCRGVECLHGGQCIDGYASFTCRCQPGYTGIMCQLNIDECASSPCRNGALCRDQGNAYSCYCLAGFYGENCQHEFDECKILKPCRNGGTCYDRVASFHCECMTGFGGPDCSVNLDECASSPCANGAQCIDSVAGFICLCNEGFRGLLCEEDVDECASNPCENGARCVDLVDSYECQCLPGYLGENCQLESDECASSPCLNGGRCLNRINEFRCRCPAGYSGSRCEVNVDECESLPCFNNATCTDQVDGFQCQCTPGFTGTTCRINTDECLSSPCQNGGQCIDGVNGYSCECRPGYYGKNCRRDINECASDPCKNGAICRNLVDGYECECMVGYEGKHCTTNINECASSPCLNRGSCIDQINGYFCRCRPGWGGRHCEINANECSTEPCMNGGRCIDAVNGFFCRCRPGFRGRRCEIDNNECASNPCLNGMCLDGINRFICHCIQGFTGKNCEININECASRPCKNNGICRDGVSGYTCVCPAGYGGKDCHININECSTGQCQNGATCEDGIHGFTCHCAPGFEGILCETNIDECTSRPCINNARCIDGVDSYRCECLIGYEGYNCEVNINECASNPCRGLSTCVDMINAFRCDCIDGYFGSYCETEVNECLSNPCLNDGHCVNRLNGYRCSCQPGYEGPHCEFNINECSRQTCQNNGRCIDGVGKFFCYCRSGFRGKHCEENINECVNHKCKNGAGCRDALNGYSCMCTEGYTGIFCEEDIDECNLMIEPCPPETPYCKNLIGTYECSNIAPTTIPPPTTTEDPCGSMPCENGATCIFTSEGKRCICPGDFVGENCEISFANTITEVTLENHIDPSLLGIEKRLAELIHTATGKEPHIMVEIDIVNAINGSSSITGMPFTTVAFNMSVFNSTFNEDSLKLALLTLSREEQDIIMSPYKIFNETPVVVEFKNPDRTWSERNWFVIFLLFVLLISAAVFGIWYLDKRYPACEGESRMGKWKRLLNIPQEKTAEKK is encoded by the exons AGCATCGGATACGTATCATGTGAAGTGACGGTCTCATTTAGACTGAAGGCTTACCTGAATGAGAATAGCAGATTGTTTGATGGCCAATGCTGTGATAATGTAGATCGACCATGCAGTGACAGATGTGATAACAGCTTTGATCTCTGCTTCGGTCCCCCAGGAGA TGATATCGACATGGCGAATTGTCCTTACGGACGGTTACGAACAGGAGCTGTCTTTGACAACCAGGACGACTTCCAATTTCCTGAAATCCTCTCTGGAAACATTCCCAATCCGATGTTGATTAAGGTCCGGGAATGGGAG AGAGGTATCAGGGTAAAGGTCGGTGTTTGGGATATCGATCTAGGGCATGAACCAAACAGTGTCGACTTCTACACGAGGAATTTCGCCATCCGACCCGACATCAACTTGATCGAAGCGCCAATCTTTAGATACACGCTTACTGGTGATGGATACACAGA AACGAAAGTGGAGATTAGAGTATATTGTTCTGAGCATTTCTATGGTGGCAGTTGTGATGTATATTGCAATCCTGGAGAAACGGGTCATTACAGTTGTAATATCCTTTCTGGCGTGAAGGAGTGCTTCCCTGGTTGGGTTGGACCAGAATGCGATGTG AATGTAAATGAATGTGCATCTCGACCGTGTATGAACGGTGGTACTTGTGTCGACTTGGAAAACggatatgaatgtacatgtgTGGACGGAGCAATAG GAACCCACTGCGAGCACAATCCTGATGACTGCAGAGGAGTCGAATGTCTACACGGCGGACAGTGCATTGATGGCTATGCGTCCTTCACCTGCCGATGCCAACCTGGTTACACCGGGATCATGTGCCAGTTGAACATTGACGAGTGTGCATCATCGCCATGCAGAAATGGTGCACTATGTCGAGATCAAGGAAATGCCTATTCATGCTATTGTCTGGCAGGATTCTATGGTGAAAACTGTCAACATGAATTTGATGAATGTAAAATACTAAAACCCTGCAGGAATGGAGGAACATGCTATGACAGAGTAGCATCCTTTCACTGCGAATGTATGACAGGATTCGGTGGTCCTGACTGCTCCGTTAACCTTGATGAATGTGCAAGCAGCCCGTGTGCGAATGGCGCTCAGTGTATCGATTCGGTTGCTGGTTTTATCTGTCTTTGCAACGAAGGGTTCCGAGGACTTCTTTGCGAGGAAGACGTTGATGAATGTGCAAGCAACCCTTGCGAAAACGGAGCAAGGTGTGTTGACTTGGTAGACTCATACGAATGCCAGTGCCTTCCAGGATATCTTGGAGAGAATTGTCAATTGGAATCAGATGAGTGTGCTAGCAGTCCTTGCTTAAACGGAGGCAGGTGCTTGAATCGAATAAACGAATTTCGATGTAGATGTCCAGCGGGTTACAGTGGAAGCAGGTGTGAGGTCAACGTCGATGAGTGTGAAAGTTTACCATGTTTTAACAATGCCACCTGCACAGACCAAGTTGATGGTTTCCAGTGCCAATGTACACCAGGGTTCACAGGAACAACTTGCAGGATAAATACTGATGAATGTCTCAGCTCTCCTTGTCAGAATGGAGGTCAGTGTATTGATGGTGTAAATGGATATTCATGTGAATGCAGACCAGGTTACTATGGAAAGAACTGTAGAAGAGACATCAATGAATGCGCGAGTGATCCTTGCAAAAACGGAGCGATTTGCCGTAACTTAGTTGACGGCTACGAGTGTGAGTGCATGGTTGGGTATGAAGGGAAACACTGCACAACCAACATCAACGAATGCGCCAGCAGTCCCTGTCTTAACAGAGGTTCATGTATAGATCAGATCAACGGATATTTCTGTAGATGTAGGCCAGGGTGGGGTGGGCGGCATTGCGAGATCAATGCCAATGAATGTTCAACGGAACCATGCATGAATGGAGGACGGTGCATTGACGCTGTCAATGGATTCTTCTGCCGTTGTCGACCAGGATTCCGTGGCCGCCGGTGTGAGATCGACAACAACGAATGCGCAAGCAACCCATGTTTGAATGGAATGTGTTTAGACGGGATTAATCGATTTATTTGTCACTGCATACAGGGCTTCACTGGAAAGAATTGtgaaattaatatcaatgaatgtgCATCTCGCCCATGCAAAAATAATGGAATCTGTCGAGATGGTGTGAGTGGATACACTTGCGTTTGCCCAGCAGGCTACGGAGGCAAGGACTGCCACATTAACATCAACGAATGCTCTACTGGTCAGTGTCAGAATGGAGCTACGTGCGAGGATGGAATCCACGGATTTACCTGTCACTGTGCACCTGGATTTGAAGGTATTCTCTGTGAAACGAACATTGATGAATGCACAAGCAGACCTTGCATCAATAATGCAAGATGCATTGATGGGGTCGACAGTTACAGATGCGAATGTTTGATCGGGTACGAAGGATACAACTGTGAAGTCAACATCAATGAATGTGCTTCAAATCCTTGTCGTGGATTGTCCACCTGTGTCGATATGATAAATGCGTTCCGGTGTGACTGTATTGACGGATACTTCGGCAGCTACTGTGAGACTGAAGTCAATGAATGTCTAAGTAACCCTTGCTTGAACGATGGACATTGTGTCAATCGTTTAAATGGTTACAGATGTAGTTGTCAACCAGGATATGAAGGCCCTCACTGCGaatttaatatcaatgaatgtaGCCGTCAAACTTGTCAAAACAACGGCAGATGCATAGATGGCGTTGGCAAGTTCTTTTGCTACTGTCGTTCTGGATTCCGGGGGAAACACTGTGAggaaaatatcaatgaatgcGTGAATCACAAGTGTAAAAATGGCGCAGGTTGCAGAGATGCGTTGAATGGCTATTCTTGCATGTGTACCGAGGGTTATACGGGGATTTTCTGCGAAGAAGACATCGATGAGTGCAATTTAATGATCGAGCCTTGTCCACCTGAAACTCCATATTGTAAAAATCTTATCGGGACCTATGAATGCTCGAACATAGCTCCAACCACAATTCCACCACCAACAACTACCGAAGACCCATGTGGGTCAATGCCGTGTGAGAATGGGGCCACCTGCATATTCACGTCAGAAGGAAAAAG ATGTATTTGTCCCGGTGACTTCGTGGGAGAAAATTGTGAGATTTCGTTTG CTAACACAATTACTGAAGTGACACTTGAAAATCACATCGACCCATCACTACTTGGTATTGAGAAACGATTGGCAGAACTGATCCACACTGCTACAGGAAAAGAACCCCATATCATGGTGGAAATCGATATCGTCAATGCCATCAACGGGTCATCATCAATCACAGG AATGCCGTTTACAACCGTTGCATTCAACATGAGCGTCTTCAATTCAACCTTCAATGAAGACTCATTAAAACTTGCCTTATTAACCCTCTCAAGAGAGGAACAAGATATTATCATGAGtccttataaaatatttaatgaaaCACCAGTAGTGGTTGAATTCAAGAATCCAGACAGG acGTGGTCAGAACGGAACTGGTTTGTCATATTTCTTCTCTTTGTCTTACTAATATCAGCTGCAGTATTCGGCATCTGGTACTTGGACAA GCGATATCCGGCATGTGAAGGGGAAAGCAGAATGGGAAAATGGAAACGACTTTTAAACATCCCACAAGAGAAGACTGCAGAAAAGAAATGA